CATGGTTTCGTAAGTAACTTGCGTTGGGAGTTTCCCGTATTTCTCCCAACTTTTCCACCCTACTTTGCAAAGTTTGGATCTCTTATGATAGTCGGCATAGACCCAGCGCAGGATCCTATGAAAATGGAAAGGGTACCTGGTATATTTGATGTATTGTTTTGGAAAACCAAGGGATATTGCATACTCTTCAAAGGTTTTTTCTATTGTATCCTGTAAATATCCGGTTATCTGTGTGCTTTTCCAATTGTAATTTTTTTCATTAAGCCAATTTCTCAGTTTATCAAACATATATCCCCGGCACACTTCAATTGTATCGTTTTTTGATACTGATAGTACCTGAAACCCATGTTTTACAATATCAATTGCATAATCCAGGTATTTTTTCCTTGGAAAGTTATTTTTATTATAATATTTAATTGGTATGATTTCATAATAATATTGTTTGGTTTCAGTATTATATAGCCCTATACATGTGCCGCCTATTAAGCTTCCACTTCCGGAGTCATCGATCTGAATCAATTTCTCACTTCCTTTACAGCCTGCAAAAGTAATAACTTATATTAGTATTTCAAAAAGGGTACAATCTTATGAAAAGTAATAAAAACACTTGATTTTTGTCATATTAAATAATAATATTAAAAGTATCGATAACCAATATTAAAAGTTAAAAAATAAATTAATGCATTTATCGATGAAATTCGCGAAGTTTGTATTAAGGAAATATTGAATTTTAAACTTCGCTTATTATAAAAACAGTATGGAGGCCAGACTTTATGGGTGAAGAAAATAAACTTGAACTTAAAGCAACCCTTGAAATTTCATGCAATGATGAATTATATAAGCTAATAGATTTTCTAAATAAAAATCTGAAACAAAAAAACTTAATATTTGGTTTAGCTCAGAAAAATGAAAAAATGGTTGTTACAATATATGAAACATAATCTGAACTACAAACAATAATTTTTTGGAGGTAGACAACTGAATGGAAAAAAAGCAGGATTTAATTTCGAGGATTCAATCTTCCATGACAGAATTTAGTAAGGGTCAAAAGTTAATTGCTAATTATATACTAAATCATTATGATAAGGCAGCTTTCATGACGGCAGCCCGGTTAGGCAGTGTAGTTGGGGTAAGTGAATCAACGGTTGTAAGATTTGCAACGGAACTGGGATATGACGGTTATCCAAAACTTCAAAAAGCTTTGCAAGAGCTCATCAGAACTAAACTAACTGCGGTCCAAAGAATGGAAATCACCTCAGACAGAATAGGGGATCAGGATATACTGACTACCGTTTTGAATTCAGATATGGATAAAATCAGGTTAACTTTAGAAGAAATTGATAAACAAGGTTTTGAGGAAATAATTGAGACCATCCTGAAGGCTGAAAAAATTTATATATTAGGAGTTAGAAGTTCTGCAGCGCTCGCAAGTTTTCTAGGGTTTTATTTTAATTTGATATTCGATAATGTCCGGTTAGTACATACTACCAGCGTAAGTGAAATGTTTGAACAAATATTGAGGGTCAAACCGGGCGACGTTGTCATAGGTATTAGTTTCCCGCGGTATTCCAGACGTACCATTAAAGCACTTCAATATGCAAAAGATCAGAAATGCAAAGTCATAGCAATTACTGATAGCTATCTATCTCCGCTTGCATCCTATGCTGACCACACCATTATTGCAAGGAGTGATATGGCTTCTTTTGTAGATTCGCTGGTAGCTCCCTTAAGTGTAATAAACGCTCTTATAGTGGCTTTAGGTATGAGAAAAAAGAATGAAGTATACAGGACTTTTGAACAGCTTGAACGTATTTGGGATGAATACCAGGTATATGAAAAATACTCTGACGAAAGTGTTAACAATGAAGATTTTTAGAGGTGAAAAATGTCCAAATTATTCTTGATTAGACACGGCTTAACCGAGTGGAATAAACTGAATAAATTCCAAGGTTCCTCAAACACATTATTATGTGAAGAAGGAATTGAACAGGCAAAAAAACTTGCCGATAGATTAAAACCGTACAAATTTG
This is a stretch of genomic DNA from Petroclostridium xylanilyticum. It encodes these proteins:
- a CDS encoding YpmA family protein; amino-acid sequence: MGEENKLELKATLEISCNDELYKLIDFLNKNLKQKNLIFGLAQKNEKMVVTIYET
- a CDS encoding MurR/RpiR family transcriptional regulator; the protein is MEKKQDLISRIQSSMTEFSKGQKLIANYILNHYDKAAFMTAARLGSVVGVSESTVVRFATELGYDGYPKLQKALQELIRTKLTAVQRMEITSDRIGDQDILTTVLNSDMDKIRLTLEEIDKQGFEEIIETILKAEKIYILGVRSSAALASFLGFYFNLIFDNVRLVHTTSVSEMFEQILRVKPGDVVIGISFPRYSRRTIKALQYAKDQKCKVIAITDSYLSPLASYADHTIIARSDMASFVDSLVAPLSVINALIVALGMRKKNEVYRTFEQLERIWDEYQVYEKYSDESVNNEDF